One window of the Brevibacterium limosum genome contains the following:
- a CDS encoding MurR/RpiR family transcriptional regulator, producing the protein MSQRRLSPGTRSVLKAIANDPETASYCSAAALAEVAGVNVATVVRAAQAIDFTGWSELSTEIRNRFLSSLDADKHFVRNTSISAGQAVSSVGKDLELLGLLSESLSEESISTVADMITSSRSTKVLATGAYVAPGTVLAHNAQGLGYNVSISSGSTTSMINSIRLLQPGDCLLTFSIWKTSSSIVPLCELAKERGVHLIVVADQHSHLAELADQLILVPSEGVGPMASVTCAVSVAQCIVGAIANLDSQRSAEMLEELQSMWSRTQAVISD; encoded by the coding sequence ATGTCCCAGCGCAGACTCTCCCCGGGAACGAGGTCTGTGCTCAAGGCCATCGCCAACGACCCTGAGACGGCGTCGTACTGTAGTGCGGCGGCCCTCGCCGAAGTGGCCGGGGTGAACGTCGCCACCGTCGTCAGAGCCGCACAGGCCATAGACTTCACAGGCTGGTCGGAACTGTCAACGGAGATTCGGAACCGGTTCCTCTCATCCTTGGACGCCGACAAGCATTTTGTTAGAAACACCAGCATCAGCGCGGGGCAGGCAGTGTCATCGGTCGGTAAAGACCTTGAACTCCTCGGCCTCCTCTCGGAATCACTTTCCGAAGAGTCGATCAGCACGGTTGCGGACATGATTACCTCGTCCCGGTCTACCAAGGTCTTAGCCACCGGTGCTTATGTGGCACCAGGCACGGTTTTAGCTCACAACGCGCAGGGACTTGGCTACAACGTTTCAATCAGCTCCGGCTCGACGACCAGTATGATCAATAGCATTCGCCTGCTGCAGCCAGGCGACTGTCTCCTGACATTCTCCATTTGGAAAACCAGCTCAAGCATCGTCCCATTATGCGAACTGGCGAAGGAACGAGGTGTGCACCTGATCGTCGTTGCCGACCAGCACTCGCACTTGGCTGAACTCGCAGACCAGCTGATTCTCGTGCCCTCAGAAGGCGTCGGTCCGATGGCATCCGTAACATGCGCAGTCAGCGTGGCTCAGTGCATTGTGGGCGCCATCGCAAACCTCGACAGCCAACGCTCTGCAGAAATGCTCGAGGAACTTCAGTCCATGTGGTCGCGAACACAAGCGGTGATCAGCGACTAA
- a CDS encoding ABC transporter substrate-binding protein, which produces MKKRALSMVAIAAAATMLVSACGNGGSGSGGDAQSVVDDETGFASYTGDPQKGGLVEVLGGVDFSHLDPAMGSDGNVLNLYNLLYRNLTQYKYNRESGELELVGDLAEDTGTPNEDSTEWTFKLKEGVTFEDGSPITAEDVKFGFEHAFDPSLAIGLDYLQNYVKGAKDYEGVFEDPDGLDSIKVVDDRTITIETNEPMADFPSVVATAPGAPFPKGKVTKVDQIQKDPISSGPYKVDEYKRGESLTLVRNENWNAETDDIRPAYPDGYKFTVSLDQNTIDQRMMSGQGEDANAVSSSTNPVVAANLAKITQDPKLSERTVQSMPSCNYFMVMNNTKEPLGDKKVRQAINWAVDKSSVVNASGGPQLADVAPNLLLPSVPNYDDTDPYATEGNTGDPDKAKAMLKEAGAENLKLTMDVRALPMWEAQAEAVQQSLKKVGIEVKLNVIDQAKFYEVLATPSQQNELAITGWCSNGWFSGEPLLGPLFDGERITETGNLNQSQIDDPALNKSLAEAAVMPDLDDKTAAYAKINEQVLDLAPVVPLVRPRPLQLAGSNVGGAFANPSKTGYIDYSQLGLLNPEG; this is translated from the coding sequence ATGAAGAAGCGAGCTTTATCGATGGTTGCGATTGCCGCTGCCGCCACGATGCTTGTAAGTGCCTGTGGGAATGGGGGTTCAGGAAGTGGAGGCGATGCTCAATCTGTCGTCGACGATGAGACAGGCTTCGCCTCGTACACCGGTGATCCTCAGAAAGGCGGCCTCGTCGAAGTTCTGGGTGGAGTAGACTTCTCCCACCTGGACCCGGCCATGGGCAGCGACGGCAATGTCCTCAACCTCTACAACCTCCTCTACCGCAACCTCACCCAGTACAAGTACAACCGGGAGTCCGGGGAGCTCGAGCTTGTCGGCGATCTCGCCGAGGACACCGGAACGCCGAACGAGGATTCGACCGAGTGGACGTTCAAACTCAAGGAAGGCGTGACCTTCGAGGACGGTTCGCCGATCACCGCGGAGGACGTGAAGTTCGGCTTCGAGCATGCCTTCGACCCGTCGCTGGCCATCGGTCTCGACTATCTGCAGAACTATGTCAAGGGCGCCAAAGACTACGAAGGTGTCTTCGAAGACCCGGACGGGCTCGACTCGATCAAGGTCGTCGATGACCGGACGATCACGATCGAGACGAATGAGCCGATGGCTGACTTCCCAAGTGTCGTCGCGACCGCACCGGGGGCCCCTTTCCCGAAGGGCAAGGTGACCAAGGTCGATCAGATCCAGAAGGATCCCATCTCGTCGGGACCGTATAAAGTCGACGAGTATAAGCGTGGCGAGTCGCTGACCCTGGTACGTAATGAGAACTGGAACGCCGAGACCGACGACATCCGGCCGGCCTATCCCGACGGATACAAATTCACAGTCAGCCTCGATCAGAATACGATCGATCAGCGGATGATGTCCGGGCAGGGTGAAGATGCCAATGCAGTCTCGTCTTCGACCAATCCGGTTGTGGCGGCCAATCTGGCGAAGATCACTCAGGATCCCAAGCTCTCAGAGCGCACAGTGCAGTCCATGCCCTCCTGCAACTACTTCATGGTTATGAACAACACCAAAGAGCCACTGGGCGATAAAAAGGTTCGGCAGGCCATCAACTGGGCCGTGGACAAGTCAAGCGTGGTCAATGCCAGCGGCGGTCCGCAGCTGGCCGATGTCGCACCGAACCTGCTGCTCCCTAGCGTGCCGAACTATGACGACACCGACCCTTACGCCACTGAAGGTAACACCGGCGATCCGGATAAGGCCAAGGCCATGCTTAAGGAAGCCGGCGCGGAGAACCTTAAGCTGACCATGGACGTGCGCGCTCTGCCGATGTGGGAGGCGCAGGCCGAGGCGGTGCAGCAGTCGCTGAAGAAGGTCGGAATCGAGGTCAAACTCAATGTCATCGACCAGGCAAAGTTCTACGAGGTCCTGGCCACTCCGAGCCAGCAGAATGAACTGGCGATCACCGGCTGGTGCTCCAACGGCTGGTTCTCCGGTGAACCGCTTCTGGGGCCCCTGTTCGACGGTGAGCGGATCACGGAGACCGGCAACCTCAACCAGTCCCAGATCGATGATCCGGCACTGAACAAGTCCCTCGCCGAGGCGGCCGTCATGCCCGATCTCGATGACAAGACCGCCGCGTACGCGAAGATCAACGAACAGGTCCTCGACCTCGCACCGGTCGTGCCCCTGGTCCGTCCGCGTCCGCTCCAGCTCGCCGGTTCCAACGTCGGCGGCGCCTTCGCCAACCCGTCCAAGACGGGATACATCGACTACTCGCAGCTGGGTCTTCTCAACCCGGAAGGATAG
- a CDS encoding ABC transporter permease: MTASLSNQVEEFGRPDPGENFSPGSGTLKRIMRKPSVILSLGFLVFIVLLAVFAPIITQLSGYSPYEFDEGAVDPALGGLPRGPLGGISADHWMGVEPQNGRDIFARIAYGARVSMLIGIGATAITMIIGVVMGVIAGFLGGFVDAAISRVMDFLMAFPALIFMIAILSALPQGNRPLLLVLVLSLFSWPATARVIRGQTLSLKNREFVEAAKTSGAGWVPLVFREVLPNLSGTIVVMATLAVPTFIATEAGLSFLGVGITPPDPSWGQMIASAVTWYSSDPMFFAIPGMFLFLTVLSFTVLGDNLQKIWAGGL, encoded by the coding sequence GTGACTGCCTCGCTTTCCAATCAGGTCGAGGAGTTCGGTCGGCCCGACCCGGGGGAGAATTTCTCCCCCGGGTCGGGGACCCTGAAGAGGATCATGCGCAAGCCCTCGGTGATCCTGTCGTTGGGGTTCCTCGTCTTCATCGTCCTCCTGGCCGTCTTCGCCCCGATTATCACCCAACTCTCCGGCTACAGCCCCTATGAATTCGACGAAGGAGCTGTCGACCCGGCCCTCGGAGGTCTGCCGCGCGGTCCACTCGGCGGCATCAGCGCCGACCACTGGATGGGCGTCGAACCCCAGAACGGTCGTGACATCTTCGCCCGCATCGCCTACGGAGCGCGCGTCTCGATGCTCATAGGCATCGGCGCCACCGCCATCACCATGATCATCGGTGTCGTCATGGGCGTCATCGCCGGCTTTCTCGGCGGATTCGTCGATGCCGCGATCTCGCGGGTCATGGACTTCCTCATGGCCTTCCCGGCCCTCATCTTCATGATCGCCATCCTCTCTGCCCTGCCTCAGGGCAATCGTCCGCTCCTGCTCGTCCTCGTCCTCAGCCTCTTCTCCTGGCCGGCTACGGCTCGCGTGATCCGCGGCCAGACACTGTCGCTGAAGAACCGGGAATTCGTCGAGGCGGCCAAGACCTCCGGCGCCGGCTGGGTTCCCCTGGTCTTCCGCGAAGTGCTGCCGAATCTCTCGGGCACAATCGTGGTCATGGCGACCCTGGCGGTGCCGACGTTCATCGCCACCGAGGCAGGACTGTCCTTCCTTGGTGTGGGCATCACTCCGCCCGATCCTTCGTGGGGGCAGATGATCGCCTCGGCGGTGACCTGGTACTCCAGTGATCCGATGTTCTTCGCGATTCCCGGCATGTTCCTTTTTCTCACAGTGCTCTCATTCACCGTGCTCGGGGACAACCTTCAGAAGATCTGGGCAGGAGGACTCTGA
- a CDS encoding ABC transporter permease, protein MALYLVKRLSAALIIMLLVVFFTFVIFFQLSPDPAASICGQTCTPERIEAIRDQLGLNEPFFTQFFTFFAAIFVGRDYGSGASAVHCNAPCIGYSFQTNQDVLQGIIDRLPVSVTIAVGAAVLWLLSGVAAGVISAVKEGTWWDKGAMMFALAGISLPNYFVALVLQYLLVVQLQWLPFPTVVPFTDSPVQWFQAYLMPWMVLALMYASMYARLTRTNVIDTMGENFMRTARAKGLGRGAVLIRHGLRPSLTPIVTLLGVDFATLLGGALITETVFGLNGVGRYAYDAIAVNDQPVIMGVTLVAAFAVIIANIVVDLLYRVLDPRVRVSSS, encoded by the coding sequence ATGGCCCTATATCTTGTCAAACGACTGTCCGCGGCGCTCATCATCATGTTGCTCGTCGTCTTCTTCACCTTCGTCATCTTCTTCCAGCTCTCTCCGGACCCGGCCGCCAGCATCTGTGGGCAGACCTGCACTCCGGAGAGGATCGAGGCGATCAGGGATCAGCTGGGACTCAACGAACCGTTCTTCACCCAGTTTTTCACTTTCTTCGCCGCGATCTTCGTCGGCCGCGACTACGGTTCTGGCGCCTCAGCGGTTCACTGCAACGCCCCATGCATCGGTTACTCCTTCCAGACCAACCAGGACGTCCTGCAAGGAATCATCGACCGCCTTCCCGTTTCGGTGACGATCGCCGTCGGAGCCGCAGTCCTGTGGCTGCTCTCCGGGGTGGCCGCCGGTGTGATCAGTGCCGTGAAGGAAGGCACCTGGTGGGACAAAGGAGCGATGATGTTCGCCCTGGCCGGTATCTCCCTACCGAACTACTTCGTCGCCCTCGTCCTGCAGTACCTGCTCGTCGTCCAACTCCAATGGCTTCCGTTCCCGACAGTGGTGCCGTTCACCGACAGTCCTGTGCAGTGGTTCCAGGCCTACCTCATGCCGTGGATGGTGCTGGCGCTTATGTACGCGTCTATGTACGCCCGGCTGACCCGCACCAATGTCATCGACACCATGGGCGAGAACTTCATGCGTACGGCCCGGGCCAAGGGCCTGGGGCGCGGCGCCGTCCTCATCCGCCACGGACTGCGGCCTTCGCTGACACCGATCGTCACGCTCCTCGGCGTCGACTTCGCCACCCTGCTCGGCGGCGCTCTCATCACCGAGACGGTCTTCGGCCTCAACGGCGTCGGCCGATACGCCTACGACGCGATCGCCGTGAACGACCAGCCAGTGATCATGGGAGTGACCCTCGTGGCCGCCTTCGCAGTGATCATCGCCAATATCGTGGTCGACCTGCTCTACCGGGTGCTCGACCCCCGAGTGAGAGTGAGCAGCTCATGA
- a CDS encoding ABC transporter ATP-binding protein: protein MSAQSTETPVLSVRDLRIEFPLGVVVDGSSFDIAQGQTRGLVGESGSGKSMTSLAIMGLLPKEATTTGSVRFHGDELLHRSDASMRRTRGDQIAMIFQDPLSSLNPYYTVGFQIAEAYRAHKGGTKAAALTKAAEAMDRVRIPDAADRVGHYPHQFSGGMRQRVMIAMALVCEPDLIIADEPTTALDVTVQAQILDLLAEVQEVTQAAMLFITHDLAVVSQISNHVTVMRYGRTVEQGTAEQIFSNPRNDYTRALLAATPRLDDVVDLPEPILTNGGE from the coding sequence ATGAGTGCACAATCCACTGAGACACCGGTCCTGTCCGTGCGCGACCTGCGCATCGAATTCCCCCTCGGCGTCGTCGTCGACGGCAGTTCGTTCGACATCGCCCAAGGCCAGACGAGGGGTTTGGTCGGCGAATCAGGGTCGGGCAAGTCGATGACCTCGCTGGCGATCATGGGTCTGCTGCCGAAGGAGGCGACGACGACGGGTTCGGTCCGCTTCCACGGCGATGAACTGCTCCACCGTTCGGATGCGTCGATGCGGCGGACCCGTGGTGACCAGATCGCGATGATCTTCCAGGATCCGCTTTCCTCGCTCAACCCGTACTACACGGTCGGTTTTCAGATCGCCGAGGCCTACCGTGCCCACAAGGGAGGCACGAAGGCAGCGGCGCTGACGAAGGCCGCCGAGGCGATGGATCGGGTTCGCATCCCCGATGCGGCCGACCGCGTTGGACACTACCCCCATCAGTTCTCCGGGGGGATGCGCCAGCGCGTGATGATCGCGATGGCGCTCGTCTGCGAACCCGACCTCATTATCGCCGACGAACCGACCACGGCCCTCGACGTCACTGTCCAGGCCCAGATTCTCGATCTGCTCGCGGAAGTGCAGGAGGTTACGCAGGCTGCAATGCTCTTCATCACCCACGACCTGGCCGTCGTCAGTCAGATCTCCAATCATGTCACGGTGATGCGCTACGGCCGGACCGTCGAACAGGGCACGGCGGAGCAGATCTTTTCGAACCCGCGCAACGACTACACCCGAGCACTGCTGGCCGCGACCCCGCGTCTCGACGATGTCGTCGACCTGCCGGAGCCCATCCTCACGAACGGAGGCGAGTGA
- a CDS encoding ATP-binding cassette domain-containing protein produces MNDTVRPLLAATGLSKEFRTGRKEVFTAVEGVSFDVHRRQTLGIVGESGSGKSTTARMIARLIDPTSGSIEFQGEEITQRSGAALRDFRSGVQVVFQDPYSSLNPRHTVEEVVSAPLRYQKRKAAGGYRRMVKSAMERVGLNPDHSGRYPRQFSGGQAQRIGIARALIVEPKLVICDEAVSALDVSVQAQVLELLVDLQRERDISYVFIAHDLAVVRQIAHKVAVMQKGRIVEQGPRDEIFDDPQHEYTKTLLSAVPSIDPRWDAGRRT; encoded by the coding sequence ATGAACGATACCGTCAGGCCGCTGCTGGCGGCGACCGGTCTGAGCAAAGAGTTCCGCACCGGCCGCAAGGAGGTCTTCACCGCGGTTGAAGGCGTGTCCTTCGACGTCCATCGGCGTCAGACGCTGGGCATCGTCGGTGAATCCGGGTCCGGCAAATCGACCACGGCCCGCATGATCGCCCGTCTCATCGACCCCACCTCCGGCTCGATCGAGTTCCAGGGTGAGGAGATCACTCAGCGTTCGGGGGCGGCCCTGCGGGATTTCCGCAGCGGGGTGCAGGTGGTCTTCCAGGACCCGTACTCCTCACTCAACCCGCGGCATACCGTCGAAGAGGTCGTCTCGGCCCCCTTGCGTTACCAGAAGCGTAAGGCCGCCGGCGGTTACCGGCGCATGGTCAAGTCGGCGATGGAGCGAGTCGGGCTCAACCCCGATCATTCGGGTCGATATCCGCGCCAGTTCTCCGGCGGGCAGGCCCAGCGCATCGGCATCGCGCGTGCGCTCATCGTCGAGCCGAAGCTCGTCATCTGCGACGAGGCTGTTTCGGCCCTCGACGTGTCGGTCCAGGCGCAGGTGCTCGAACTGCTCGTCGATCTGCAGCGTGAACGCGACATCTCCTATGTCTTCATCGCCCACGATCTGGCGGTCGTGCGACAGATCGCCCACAAGGTCGCCGTAATGCAGAAGGGCCGGATCGTCGAGCAAGGTCCGCGCGATGAGATCTTCGATGATCCGCAGCACGAATACACGAAGACCCTGCTCTCGGCGGTCCCGAGCATCGATCCCCGCTGGGACGCCGGACGGCGCACCTGA